The Harpia harpyja isolate bHarHar1 chromosome 13, bHarHar1 primary haplotype, whole genome shotgun sequence genome contains a region encoding:
- the GKN2 gene encoding gastrokine-2: MNGFAAVLVLLGVFWTQTSALDTFVVQEPGNDYVTGTMTIHNENQIVEVNVRSGLYSSDTIFDYSSGYIATRLLSRSACFILKINKEYIPELEEIGRLAFERQTMKEIYSPNNVWVQFQSGHSVFGNIKDWLRYGRHIEQLCSDLPLYKLVKTQPPLNARGCANAGIPNILGIKICEKFN; the protein is encoded by the exons atgaacgGATTT gctgcagttcttgtTTTGCTGGGAGTCTTCTGGACTCAGACTTCTGCATTGGAT ACCTTTGTAGTGCAAGAACCTGGCAATGACTATGTCACTGGAACTATGACTATCCACAATGAGAACCAGATCGTTGAAGTCAATGTCCGTTCTGGCCTGTACTCCTCCGATACTATTTTTGACTACTCAAGT ggGTATATTGCAACAAGGTTACTTTCACGAAGTGCCTGCTTTATCTTGAAAATAAACAAGGAATACAtcccagagctggaagaaatTGGACGCCTGGCTTTTGAAAGACAG ACTATGAAGGAAATATACTCTCCAAATAATGTGTGGGTACAGTTTCAATCTGGCCATTCTGTGTTTGGGAATATCAAAGACTGGCTTCGCTACGGTAGACACATTGAACAACTCTGCTCAGATCTGCCTCTCTACAAGCTTGTAAAGACTCAAC cacCACTGAATGCTCGTGGCTGTGCCAATGCAGGAATTCCAAACATTTTGGGcattaaaatctgtgaaaaattCAATTAG